Proteins encoded in a region of the Pseudomonas shahriarae genome:
- a CDS encoding DUF1328 domain-containing protein: MLSWAITFLIIAIVAAVLGFGGIAGTATGIAKILFVVFLVMFIASFFFGRRGRG; the protein is encoded by the coding sequence ATGTTGAGTTGGGCAATCACATTCCTGATCATTGCCATTGTGGCTGCAGTCCTGGGCTTCGGTGGTATCGCGGGCACCGCCACGGGTATCGCCAAGATTCTCTTTGTCGTTTTCCTGGTGATGTTCATCGCTTCCTTCTTCTTTGGCCGTCGCGGTCGAGGCTGA
- a CDS encoding inhibitor of vertebrate lysozyme family protein has protein sequence MANLSFKTLAAALLLGGSGLAMAANDGQARANDLLNTDPQYRETWQGVVKQEERLPEWVINLSGTAEQMNAVTEDGDGYLVGPLCETADTCLNKRLIVAFSMDKDDAYAMLVEVPAGLPADKSPTRHADYRFLGKPNEGMQKLLMEQLKKDPNWY, from the coding sequence ATGGCCAACTTGTCTTTTAAAACCCTGGCTGCCGCCCTGCTGTTGGGCGGCAGTGGCTTGGCCATGGCCGCTAATGACGGCCAGGCGCGGGCCAATGACCTGCTCAATACCGACCCGCAATATCGCGAAACCTGGCAGGGCGTGGTCAAGCAGGAAGAGCGTTTGCCTGAATGGGTGATCAATCTTTCGGGCACCGCCGAGCAAATGAATGCGGTGACGGAAGACGGTGATGGTTATTTGGTCGGGCCGCTGTGTGAAACGGCCGATACCTGCCTGAATAAACGTCTGATCGTGGCTTTCAGCATGGATAAGGACGATGCCTACGCGATGTTGGTCGAAGTGCCTGCGGGGCTTCCGGCAGACAAGTCACCGACACGGCATGCGGACTACCGTTTTCTTGGCAAGCCGAATGAAGGCATGCAGAAGTTGCTGATGGAGCAACTGAAGAAAGATCCGAATTGGTACTAG